One window of the Pelobates fuscus isolate aPelFus1 chromosome 12, aPelFus1.pri, whole genome shotgun sequence genome contains the following:
- the LOC134578964 gene encoding keratin-associated protein 5-1-like: VYLCRCVCVCISVGVCVYLSVCVCICRCVCVCICRGVCVCICRCVCVCVCLCLCLCVCVSLSVCVSLSVCVCLSVCVCLSVCVCLSVCVSLCLCLSLCLCLSLCLCLSLCLCLSLCLCLSLCLCLSLCLCLSLCLCLSLSVCVSLSVCVSLSVCVSLSVCVSLSVCVSLSVCVSLSVCVSLSVCVSLSVCVSLCLCLSLCLCVCVSLS; this comes from the exons gtgtatctctgtcggtgtgtatgtgtgtgtatctctgtcggtgtgtgtgtgtatctgtcggtgtgtgtgtgtatctgtcggtgtgtgtgtgtgtgtatctgtcggggtgtgtgtgtgtgtatctgtcggtgtgtatgtgtgtgtgtgtgtctgtgtctctgtctgtg tgtctgtgtctctctctctgtctgtgtctctctctctgtctgtgtctgtctctctgtctgtgtctgtctctctgtctgtgtctgtctctctgtctgtgtctctctctgtctgtgtctgtctctctgtctgtgtctgtctctctgtctgtgtctgtctctctgtctgtgtctgtctctctgtctgtgtctgtctctctgtctgtgtctgtctctctgtctgtgtctgtctctctgtctgtgtctgtctctctctgtctgtgtctctctctctgtctgtgtctctctctctgtctgtgtctctctctctgtctgtgtctctctctctgtctgtgtctctctctctgtctgtgtctctctctctgtctgtgtctctctctctgtctgtgtctctctctctgtctgtgtctctctctgtctgtgtctctctctctgtctgtg tgtctgtgtctccctctct